In Oryza sativa Japonica Group chromosome 8, ASM3414082v1, the sequence GATCCCCATGTTTACTCTAAGTTGCTTCTCCTGATCATACAGTAAAACAACATAATTCAGTGCCTGTTTTTCTTCTTCACTTGGAGAAGTTCATCATGGAATACTCACCTTGACATAGCTCACACCGAGGTCTTTGCGGGAGTATCCCCGGGTCAGATTTCGCATGATGTACTGGTTGTAGTCCTTCAAGATCCTCATGATGATGTCAGACGTCGAGACGCCCTCGGTGCGCTTCGTCTCCTTGAACTTCCCAACGGCCTTCACCTGCACGAACATTCAGACATCAGGCACTCAGCTACCTATAGCCATCAGAAATGCTTGTTGAAACATGAGAAGATTCAGAGATCCTGACAAATTCATAGACATCATTGGCAGCTCCACTGGTGTCCGCATACCTGAAACAATCACATGAAGTTAGTTACACACATTGTTTCTGCTATTTTACACATACAAACAATcatgaaaatatatatgaaggTCCAATGTTGTTGCAATTCTACATAACTATTTTTGAGCAATTTGTTCTGCATAATAACTGTGTTCTTACGGAAGAGCATCATGAGCGACGTAGTCGATGCGGTGCTTGTCTAGGAACTCCTGATTGATAACCCATGGAGCATCTGGTATCACCTCATCCACCCACCTTCACATTTTTTTAGTTAACAACAAAATGGTaagattgttctttttttaaaaaaaaatctccaaatGTGTGAATGGCACAAGTGCAATAGAGGAGGTGAAAACTTGCTTGCAATGGCGAAGCGATTCGTAGCGCTCGTCTTCAGTCATGACGGTCTTGCCTTTGTAAAGGTTGGTGATCTCGTCGCTGCAGCAGCCCACGAGCAAATATGTGTTGGGGAATCTGTTCAGAGCAACTCAGAACATCATGTGATGCAAATGGATGCCAAATCGATGTCAAAATTCAGAAACTGAAAGAAATATCTTCAGAAATCAAAAATGTAAACTGCAACTGCCGATTGCATTGCACCAAAGTCCTACAAAGTTTCTTCTTGGTTGATTAAACacacaagaaaatgcactgtttGAATCTAAAATTTGATCATGTTTTTTCCTTGATTATTCAACCAGATACTTGGtaactcaagaaaaaaaatttagaaataaattgGATAATCCAAGCTTACGATTTCTTGGCCTGCTCGAGGGCGCGGGCATGGCCGAAGTGGAAGAGGTCGTAGATGCCATCGGCGTACACCCTGACCGGCCGCCCCGGCGACGACAGCGGGTCGTACCactccgtcggcggcggcgccgccttctCCTGCGCGTCCGCGTCCTTCAGTGGCTTCATCGTCACCGGCGGCGATCCCAAagcctacttttttttttttggcgggaGACGACGACGTGGCAGCGGTTTTGGCGGGGGCGGGAAAACGGGGACCACGAAACGGAAATGGAGAAGACGACGGTTAAAGCAGGTGGGCCCACGGATGCAGCGAGGCCGTTGCTATTTATGGACGGTAGAAGAAAtgtattttagatttttttttctctctgggaaaaaaaaggagtttAGAATTTAGATGACATGGTGGAACTATGTATAATTTAGGGAAAAAAACATATGTTATTTTCTCTGTCCCGGAATATAGCAATCCAGGATGAAGGGAGTAGCTGTGAAACATTAAGGTGGTGATTGAATCTCCTGAAgttgaagattaagtgttttacataaaacgaggtggtaataacgtgtgattaattaagttttaattattacaaacttgaaaaataaattaatctgatattttagaacaactttcatagagaaagttttcgcacgaaacacactatttagcagtttgaaaagcgtgccacgaaaatccaaAACTTCATCCAAAGTTATCAGAGGAAACGAACGGGGCCTAGGTGATCCTTTGGATGCTAATTTTTTATAGGATTTTCGAAGGAATTAGTCTAATTCCTGCAAAATTGCTCCAAAAATTCTTTTGTTTGAAAGGAGGTACTCCATAAAGTTAGTGGCATCATATTCGTTGAGGCTTGGTTGAATGCACTTTGGTGCAGAAGCCGGATGCTTTTATTTGCTTAATGAAATgtccattatcttaaaataaaaaatcttcCTTTTGAGGCTTAGGAATTCAGTGTGGGGATATTACTCTTGAGTTGCATGCACCAACAATTTTAACTCAAAAACTTAAGATGATGAAGAAAGACaggcaattcactttatatttCAAACAAGTGCTGCGGTATTTTGCAATTCTGGCCCATTTCAGCCCATGCATTGTGTACATTAAGGGTCTGAAATTCTGAAGATGTTATTAAGCTTTGTTTTTTTGCTTTGAAGATCTCATATATACAATTCTACCTTTTGTGATTTTGTCACATATATGTGAAGGATTTGGGTCCCTGACCCTTCACTTCCGTCTTAGTGCCaaggagaagcatttttttcttcttttagatGCTACAGCAATACCCCTCAAGGAAGTTGATGATGCTAATTTCACATGCTGAACAGATGCCTTGACCTCCAATAGATTCATTTGTTTT encodes:
- the LOC4344725 gene encoding choline-phosphate cytidylyltransferase 2, coding for MKPLKDADAQEKAAPPPTEWYDPLSSPGRPVRVYADGIYDLFHFGHARALEQAKKSFPNTYLLVGCCSDEITNLYKGKTVMTEDERYESLRHCKWVDEVIPDAPWVINQEFLDKHRIDYVAHDALPYADTSGAANDVYEFVKAVGKFKETKRTEGVSTSDIIMRILKDYNQYIMRNLTRGYSRKDLGVSYVKEKQLRVNMGISKLREKVKEHQEKFHSAAKIAGSNPVEWMENADRWIVGFLEKFEEGCHMMETAIKDRIQEGLKRQSRSDPNLSGEDSDS